The Metarhizium brunneum chromosome 5, complete sequence sequence CGTGCCTTGCGAGTGACATACAAGTCCAAGTTTGTCGAAGCCAGTTTCTGCAAGCACGTGTGCCGTCAACGCTGGCAAGTCGAAAATGCCCATTTGTCGTATATTCCAACACCACATACGAGGATCGGTTGTAGACAAAGACTCATGATCAGGGCTGAATCCGCATCGGTTGTTGCCTAACCAGACGTCAAACCCGGATTTGCAGAGCCAAAATGCCAAAGAATCATCGTCATTACTGCAGTAAGCTCCCGAACTTTGCAGCAGACCATGCATCAAAAGCACCGGGAATTTTGTCTTCTTATCGCTGGGCCTTAACATCTTCCTGGGGCTATTTGTACCAGAGctctcggcatcggcattcAGTATGGTATATTCTTTCGGGTCGTATACATGCCAGAGGTCGATAAGGAAACCATCTTCCGTGCGAACTTTGAACATGTCAACGTCAAGTCCTACTCGTCGCGCGTAGTATCCAACATCACAGACAATCTTGTCCCTGCCTCCCTCGGTCGGTGGATATTCATCAGCAGTTCCCTCTTGATCACCGCCAATCTTCTCAGCCGAGGTTCGATGATCCCAAGCCTTTTGCTTCTGTTTGCGAATGTCTTCTCTACGAAGTTCCTCTTCGTAGAAAGGTCGCAATTTTCTCACGTCTCGTTGTGTCGACTTGTAAATGATTTTCTTGATCAGTTTCGGGATACTTGTGATCAGTGAACCAACCACAATGAAACAGAGGAATGAAAGGCTCAAAACTGCAGCCGAGAACCTGAAAAGAAGGTATTGCAGCCTTCTCTTGAACGAGGGATGGCTGTAGAGTGGCAGCGGGGGAAATAATGGATTGACTTGTGACGGATAATGATCATCTTGGTTGTTTGGACGCGTTTCTTCATCTGCACTGTAATAAAGTCTTGCAGACGTTTGCAACCCCGGAACTCCATTATTgagagaagacggcgccTCAGCATGCTCTACTTCTGCGCCTTTTTCATGGCTTTCACCATCTGGCACAAAGCCATTGGCCTCATCCGCCACTCTGGTCGTGGCTCTCAACGGAAAAGTTGGTAATTTACCGTTATTCTGAAGAGAATTCAAGGCAGGACCGGCAAACAAGGCTTTTGCAGCCATGGACACTGACCCTGTCCGTCCCGTATGATCCTGCTGCGTAGTTTTGCCGGCTTGGCCTTTGGTTTGAACCCCAAGTTGCCTTAGTTCATGACTTGGCGCTCCGTATACCTTTTGGCCTCTAGGCTTCTTGGATCTCGATGGTTTCGCCATGTGgtattggcattggcaattTACACGCGACGTCAGATCGTGTACAGGTGCGTTGTTTTCTTGGCATACCGAAGTGCACGATACACGAACAGaagagggggggaggagacTTATACCGGTAAGAAATCCAGCATTTGAAAATTGCGCTCTCAGGAAGAATGCCTGGCCAGTTTTGGAGAGGGTCAAAGAGTTGAAATGTCACGTTCATCCCCCCTCGACTGCTGACCGGGGTTCTCCATACGCGATGATACAAAGCTTGTGGGGGAGTCGTGGGGTCAGCCACGCAAGACATGTGAAATTAGTCCATTTTGGATTCTTGCCTGTGCGTTAGGCCTTGTGAAAGGCGGGACTGGACTTCAGGATGAGTCTGGACTCTGGTGTTTAACGGGGTGGTGCTGAGCATTGCCATCAAAGATATGCCTGGCAATAGTAACGTTGAAAGGATACTTGAACAAAATGACATGGAGAGACGTGGGGTGTGAGGAATCTGGCTGGCGGAAGGAACGGTGGTTGTGTCCTCGACTGCCGACTGCACCTGCCCTCAACAACTCCAAAATCGCAAACCAGCCTCATGTTCGCCGTATGGTGTATCCAGGAGAACTTGGCAAACGCGCCGACAGTCGCTGACCTCGGTGTGTCCCATTG is a genomic window containing:
- the YEH2 gene encoding Sterol esterase 2 — its product is MAAKALFAGPALNSLQNNGKLPTFPLRATTRVADEANGFVPDGESHEKGAEVEHAEAPSSLNNGVPGLQTSARLYYSADEETRPNNQDDHYPSQVNPLFPPLPLYSHPSFKRRLQYLLFRFSAAVLSLSFLCFIVVGSLITSIPKLIKKIIYKSTQRDVRKLRPFYEEELRREDIRKQKQKAWDHRTSAEKIGGDQEGTADEYPPTEGGRDKIVCDVGYYARRVGLDVDMFKVRTEDGFLIDLWHVYDPKEYTILNADAESSGTNSPRKMLRPSDKKTKFPVLLMHGLLQSSGAYCSNDDDSLAFWLCKSGFDVWLGNNRCGFSPDHESLSTTDPRMWCWNIRQMGIFDLPALTAHVLAETGFDKLGLVCHSQGTAQTLIALSKDQCPTLGEKLTVFCGLAPAAYAGPVIDKFYFKFMRKISPFWFQFIFGIHSFIPFMMQMHSFMNPTVFGWLGYKVFSFLFNWSDARWDRGLRNRLFQFAPVYVSAETMRWWLGRDGFARHKCILSTEKVLQFEEQQDNNGLHNGSFPASRQWYNELVPPFAMWVCGNDQLVDGKRLLRRFTSGQEPHVKMIHSKVIEDYEHLDVIWAIDAVEQVFVEIREVLWKTCHARDRCRVPEGCETIPAWAPEIESTTAVI